The following are from one region of the Halosolutus amylolyticus genome:
- a CDS encoding YihY/virulence factor BrkB family protein: MEVPETLTAIYRTASDRDITFLAAGFAYYAFVSLIPMVLLALVVGSLLGGEATAERLVVVAGDFLPPAGQELVTDALTTESGRTEATVVALLVSSWGALKVFRGLSLAFDKVYDEVAEDSLVDEIRDGLAVIVAGAGALVLMVVLGTIIGFAADTIPFAGALSWLTLLVGLVLVFLPIYYVLPPIPVAVSEILPGAFFAAVGWTILQAGFQLYAANAGQYAAYGAVGVVLLFVTWLYFAGILILLGAVINVVLSRPALAEERTADSVAGD, translated from the coding sequence ATGGAGGTTCCGGAGACGCTCACCGCGATCTACAGGACGGCGAGCGATCGCGACATTACGTTCCTGGCGGCCGGGTTCGCCTACTACGCGTTCGTCTCGTTGATCCCGATGGTGCTTCTCGCGCTCGTCGTCGGCTCTCTGCTCGGCGGCGAAGCGACCGCCGAACGACTCGTCGTGGTCGCCGGCGACTTCCTCCCCCCGGCCGGGCAGGAACTCGTCACCGACGCGCTCACGACGGAATCCGGGCGTACCGAGGCGACCGTCGTCGCACTGCTCGTCTCCTCGTGGGGTGCGCTGAAGGTCTTTCGCGGACTCAGCCTCGCGTTCGACAAGGTCTACGACGAAGTCGCCGAGGATTCGCTGGTCGACGAGATCCGCGACGGACTTGCGGTCATCGTCGCGGGTGCCGGCGCGCTCGTGCTGATGGTCGTCCTCGGCACGATCATCGGCTTCGCCGCCGATACGATCCCCTTCGCGGGTGCGCTGAGCTGGCTCACGCTGCTCGTCGGCCTCGTGCTCGTCTTCCTGCCGATCTACTACGTGCTCCCGCCGATCCCGGTCGCAGTGAGCGAGATCCTCCCCGGTGCGTTCTTCGCCGCCGTCGGCTGGACGATCCTCCAGGCCGGGTTCCAGCTCTACGCGGCCAACGCGGGCCAGTACGCGGCCTACGGGGCCGTCGGCGTCGTCCTCCTCTTCGTCACCTGGCTCTACTTCGCCGGCATCCTCATCCTCCTCGGCGCGGTCATCAACGTCGTCCTCTCGCGACCCGCCCTCGCCGAAGAACGGACCGCGGACTCCGTCGCCGGCGACTGA